The Paenibacillus sp. FSL W8-0426 region GATCAACCTGCAACAAAGGAAGCTGCATCCTTTATTGTTCATGAAAAAAGACCGCCTGCAATGCAGGCGGCCTTATGCGCTTATTGTGCTGCGGACTTGCGGCGAGCGTAGCGAAAAACGATGCCGTGCCTCGGCGACAGCAGGAAAGCCAGCACAAACAATATGCCTGCGGCAGCCACCATGCATCCGGCAATGGAAGCATCCCATACGAACGCCATCACATATCCTCCGATGGAGGCAGCGGCCCCGATGACGACGCTGTACGCGATCATTCGACCCAGTCGGTCTGTCAGCAGATAAGCCGTGGCTGCAGGCACGATGAGCATACCGACGACGAGAATGGAACCGACGCTGTCAAAGGAGGCCACCGACGCCATGGACACAAGTCCCATGAGTACGTAATGGAACAGGGCTACCGGAATGCCGCAGGCGGCGGCAAGGGCCGGATCGAACGCGCACAGCTTGAACTGTTTGTAGAACAGGCCCAGCACGGCCAGAATGACCAGCAGCGTAATGCCGA contains the following coding sequences:
- a CDS encoding metal ABC transporter permease; translation: MSTFWIILTAMLVSSACAILGCFLILRKMTMVGDAISHAVLPGIAVAYLWSGSRDSLWMLLGATAFGLITVFLIQTLQSGGLSSDASIGIVFTALFAVGVILISQNAQNIDFDLDHVLFGEIAYVQWDTLTLWGMNVGPRAVWMLGITLLVILAVLGLFYKQFKLCAFDPALAAACGIPVALFHYVLMGLVSMASVASFDSVGSILVVGMLIVPAATAYLLTDRLGRMIAYSVVIGAAASIGGYVMAFVWDASIAGCMVAAAGILFVLAFLLSPRHGIVFRYARRKSAAQ